Below is a genomic region from Bradyrhizobium sp. 1(2017).
TGCCGCGCGCGCTCCGGCGCCTTCGGCAGAAACTGCATCAGCATGCCGCCGGCACGCCAGCGATGCTTGCCGCCGTCGCTCGAGCGCCATTCCTCGCCGACCGCAAGGCGCACGCGCGTCGGGATCTGCTCGGAGCGCAGGAAATATTCGTGGGCAGCCTCTTCCAGACCGCCGCCGTCGAGCGCAACCAGGCCCTGGTAGCGACTCATGTCGGGGCCCTGGTCGATGGTCATGGCGAGATGGCCGCGGCCGAGCAGCGCGCCGGAATCCCTGACGTCTCCAAGCCGCGCGGCATCGTAGCGCGCGTAGGCACGCAAGCGATCCGGCGCCGTGTAATCGACGACCAGGAACGACACCGGACCGTCGGTCTGGGCTTGAAGAATGAAGCGCCCCTCGAATTTCAGCGCCGAGCCGAGCAGCGTCGTCAGCACGATGGCCTCACCGAGCAGCTTGCCGACGGGCGCGGGATAATCGTGCTTGGTCAGGATCTCGTCGAGCGCAGGGCCAAGCCGCACCAGGCGACCGCGCACGTCGAGCGCATCGACCTCGTAGGGCAGCACGGCGTCATCGATCGGAACCGCTGATGGTGCGCGAACCGGGCCTTCCAGCCCGGTTTTCATGTCAGGAGATTGGGAAACCATGGCGCTCTATCTGGGGTCGGAGGTGGGGGATTGGAAGGGGGCGTGGCGCGGCCTCAAACTCAGTGTCGTCCCGGGGCGCGCAACGCGCGAGCCCGGGACCCATAGCCACAGGACCATGTTATCGCTGGCGATGACAACTCCGAGTCTTCGCCACACGACTGCCTGTGGCTATGGGTCCCGGATCGGCGCGCCGCTGTGCGGCGCTTGTCCGGGACGACAGCGGATAATGGGGCCGGCGACGCAGCCCCACCACCGAGATCACTTCACCGCGTCAAAGCACCAGGCCAGAATGCCCTTCTGCGCGTGCAGACGGTTTTCTGCCTCGTCGAACACGACCGATTGCGGGCCGTCGATCACTTCGTCCGTGACCTCCTCGCCGCGATGAGCGGGCAGGCAGTGCATGAACAGCGCGTCGGGCTTGGCCAGCGACATCAGCTTGGAATTGACCTGATAGGGCTTGAGCACGTTGTGACGATGCTCGCCTTCCTTGTCGCCCATCGACACCCAGGTATCGGTGACGACGCAATCGGCGCCCTTCACGGCGGCCTCGGGATCGGAGCCGAGCACGATCGGCGCGTTGGTCGCCTTGATCCAGTCGCGCATCACCTTCTTGGGGGCGAGCTCCGGCGGCGTCGCGACATTAAGCTGGAACTTGAAGCGCTCGGCGGCGTGAGCCCAGGATGCCAGCACGTTGTTGTCGTCGCCGGTCCAGGCCACCGTCTTGCCCTCGATGGGGCCGCGATGCTCCTCGTAGGTCATGAGGTCGGCCATCACCTGGCAGGGATGCGAGCGCCGCGTCAGGCCGTTGATGACGGGCACGGTCGCATGGGCAGCAAGCTCCAGCAGCGCCTCGTGATTAAGGATGCGGATCATGATGGCGTCGACATAGCGCGACAGCACACGCGCGGTGTCGGCGATGGTCTCGCCGCGACCGAGCTGCATCTCGGCGCCGGTGAGCATGATCGGCTCGCCGCCGAGCTGGCGCATGGCCACATCGAACGACACCCGCGTCCGCGTCGAGGGGCGCTCGAAGATCATCGCCAGCGTCTTGCCTTCGAGCGGCCGGACCGGCTGGTGCGCCTTCTGCTTCGCCTTCATGGCGGAGGATGCGGCGAGCATGCGCTTGAGCTCCGACAACGGGAGCTCGTTGATGTCGAGGAAGTGTTTCGGCGAGTTGCTCATCAGCTTGCCGCCCGCTTGGTCTGACTGGACGAGATCGCTGCGCAGGCACGCTCGAGCCGCCCGACGCTGTCCTCGATCTCGGCCTCGGTGACGATCAGAGGCGGCAGGAAGCGCACGACATTGTCGCCGGCGCCGACGGTGAGCAGCTTTTCGTTGCGCAAGGCGGCGACGAGATCGCCCGACGGCACCACCGCCTTGATACCGATCAGGAGACCCTCGCCGCGGACTTCGCTGACGACATCGGGATGACGATCGATCACGGAGGCGAGCTTCTGCTTCAGCAACAGCGACATCTTCTGCACGTGATCGAAGAAGCCGGGCTTGAGCATGACGTCGAGCACGGCGTTCGCAGCCGATATCGCGAGCGGATTGCCGCCGAAGGTCGAACCGTGCGAGCCGGGACCCATGCCGGAAGCCGCCTCAGCGGTCGCCAGCACCGCGCCGATCGGGAAGCCGCCGCCAAGCGCTTTGGCCAGCGACATCACGTCAGGCGTGACGCCTGTGCGCCTATAGGCAAAGAGATCGCCGGTGCGGCCCATGCCGGTCTGGACCTCGTCGAAGGCGAGCAGCAAGCCCTTCTCGTCGCAAAGCTGGCGCAGCGCTTTGAGGAAGGCCGGCGTTGACGAACGCACGCCGCCCTCGCCCTGGATCGGCTCGATCAGGATGCCGGCTGTCTGCGGACCGATCGCTTTCTTCACGGCCTCGATATCGCCGTGCGCGACCTGGTCGAAGCCGTCCATCGGCGGGCCGAAACCTTCGAGATATTTTGCGGATCCCGTCGCGGCCAGCGTTGCCAGCGTGCGGCCGTGGAAGGCGCCTTCGAAGGTGATGATGCGATAACGTTCCGGATGGCCCTTGGAGAAGTGATGATGGCGGACCAGCTTGACCACACCTTCCAGCGCCTCCGCACCGGAATTGCAGAAGAAAACGAAGTCGGCAAAGCTCTCATGGCACAGACGCGCAGCGAGCTTCTCGCCGTCCGGGCTCTGGAACAGGTTCGACATGTGCCAGAGCTTCGTCGCCTGCTCCTGCAAGGCCTTGACCAGCGCCGGATGACAATGGCCGAGCGCGTTCACCGCAACACCCGACGTGAAATCGAGATAGCGATCGCCATTGGTCGCAATCAGCCAGCAGCCCTCGCCGCGCTCGAAACCAAGGTCGGCCCTGGCAAAAACGGGAAGCAGATGCGGCGCGGCGCTGTTGGTCATGATCATCACTTGGATGTTGAATTTGGACGTTGAGACCTGCCTGGCATGCCTTGCGCAGCGCACCATCGACCGGTCCGGAAAACGAAACGTGCCGCCTTTTAAGGGCGGCACGCGTCACTATCTTATGCCTGGCAAGACGGGTGTCAATGCCGCCCGGAAAGCCTGGCGAAACGCTGAATCCGTAGTCTTGCGGTGCCGATTTTGCGGGGTTTTCACCACGGAACATGTGGAAGCGAGTCGGCGGACTCTTGCGCGGGAGTCACGCCATATTGTAGCGTTTGGCCTGTCAGATACGACATCTCGTGCAGCGGTTCTGATCCCAAGAGTCCTCATGTACCGGCGTAAACGTTCGGGCGTTAGTCACGCGCCCGGCGAGCCTTAAGGGATTCTGGCGGCACGGGTTTTTCAAGGCTTAGGCATTCGCTGTGAGGCCCCAGGATGGCTGGCCTGGCAGCGAGGGAAAGGGTGCAATGACGGTTTTGACCTGGTCCGACGATCGCGTCGAGCAGCTGAAAAAGCTCTGGGAGGCCGGACTTTCGGCCAGCCAGATCGCGGCCGAGCTCGGCAATGTGACCCGCAATGCCGTGATCGGCAAAGTCCACAGGCTCGGCCTGTCCGGCCGCGCCAAGAGTCCGTCGTCTGCCGCGCCCCGGCCGCGCAAGGCGCGCCCGGCGCAGCATATGATGCGAGTGACCCGTCCGATCTCGCGCGGCAACACCGCGCTGGCCCAAGCCTTCGAGGTCGAGGTTGAGGCCGAGCCCGTCACCTACGACAACGTGGTGCCGATGAGCCAGCGGCTGTCGCTGCTGGAATTGAACGAGGCGACCTGCCACTGGCCGGTCGGCGATCCCTCGAGCCCGGACTTCTTCTTCTGCGGCGGCAAGGCGTTGTCCGGCCTGCCCTACTGCGCCCAGCACTCGCGCGTCGCCTATCAGCCGGCCGCCGATCGCCGGCGTGCACCGGCCAAGCCGAGCACGCGGTGAGTTAGAGCAATTCTCTGATCGACAAGACTGCAGCCGTCACACGATGACGGCTCCAACTCCTCGGTGCCATCCCCGCGAACGCGGGGATCCATAACCACAAGGCGCGCAATTGTTGCGCGAGATGGTCACTCCGAGTCTTCGTCAAGCCACGTCCTGTGGTTGTGGGTCCCGGGCTCGCGCAGCGCGCGCCCCGGGACGACAGCTGAGATTGTGGACACAGCTGCCAACCAAAAGCTCGTAAACCTTACGTCTGCTCGGCCTTCGCGAACCGATCATCGAGCGCATAGCCTGCGCCGCGAACGGTGCGGATCGGGTCCTGCTCGCGGCCGAGATTGAGCAGCTTGCGCAGGCGGCCGATGTGGACGTCGACGGTGCGTTCGTCGATGTAGATGTCGCGGCCCCAGACGCTGTCGAGCAGCTGCTCGCGCGAGAACACGCGGCCGGGATGCTCCAGGAAGAACTCAAGCAGGCGATATTCGGTCGGGCCGAGATCGATCGGCCGGCCCGAGCGCGCCACGCGGCGCTTGTCGCGGTCGAGCTCGATGTCGCCATAGGCGAGCACGGTGGCCAGCCGCTCCGGGCTTGCCCGCCGCAGAAGGCCCTTCACGCGCGCCAGCAGCTCCGGCACCGAGAACGGCTTGACGATGTAGTCGTCGGCGCCGGTCGCGAGCCCCCGCACCCGCTCGCTCTCCTCGCCACGCGCGGTGAGCATGATGATAGGAAGCTGCTTGGTCTCGGGACGGGTGCGCAACCGCCGGCACAGCTCGATGCCCGATAGCCCCGGCAGCATCCAGTCGAGCACGATCAGATCGGGGATGTGTTCCTTGAGGCGGGTGTCGGCGTCGTCGCCGCGCATCACCGTCTCCACGTCATAGCCGTCGCCTTCGAGGTTGTAACGCAGAAGCTCGGTGAGAGCTTCCTCGTCTTCAACCACCATAATGCGTGCGCCCATGTGGTCGTCGCTCCTTAAGCAATCAGGTATTCGGGACCGTCGTGGCGAAGGTCGTCATGTCGCCCTTCGGCCGCTTGTCGGTGATCGCCTGCCCCTCGATCATGTAGAACACGGTCTCGGCGATGTTGGTGGCGTGATCGCCGATCCGCTCGATATTCTTGGCGCAGAACATCAGATGGATGCAGAACGAAATGTTGCGCGGATCCTCCATCATGTAGGTGAGGAGCTCGCGGAACAGCGAGGTGCAGATGGCATCGACTTCCTCGTCGCCCTTCCACACCGCCATCGCCGCCGGCAGGTCGTGCGCGGCATAGGCGTCCAGCACCGACTTGACCTGCTGCTGCACGAGATCGGTCATGTGCTCGAGGCCGCGGAACAGTTTCAGCGGATGGAAGTCCGTCTCCAGCGCCGCGACGCGCTTGCCCATGTTCTTGGCGAGGTCGCCGATGCGCTCGAGATCGGTCGCGACGCGCATGGCGCCGACGATCTCGCGCAAATCCACCGCCATCGGCTGGCGCCGGGCGATGGTGAGCACGGCGCGCTCCTCGATGCGCTTCTGCAGCGCATCGAGCTCGGCGTCGATGGTGACGACGCGCTGGCCGAGCGCGACATCGCGGCGGATCAGCGCGTCGACGGAATCGACGATCATGCGCTCGGCGATGCCGCCCATCTCTGCGACCAGGCGGGTGAGCTCCTGGAGGTCGGTGTCGAAGGCCTTTGCGGTATGTTCAGAACCCATGTCCCGTCTCCTCAGCCGAACCGGCCGGTGATGTAATCCTGCGTGCGCCGATCGGTCGGCGACGTGAAGATCTTGCTGGTGTCGTCGAACTCGATCAGCTCGCCCAGATACATGAAGGCGGTCTTGTCGGAGACGCGTGCCGCCTGCTGCATGTTGTGGGTGACGATCGCGATCGTGTAATTCTCGGACAATTCCTGGATCAGCTCCTCGACCTTGGCAGTCGAGATCGGATCGAGCGCCGAGCAGGGCTCGTCGAACAGGATCACCTCGGGCCGCACCGCGACCGTGCGGGCAATGCAGAGGCGCTGTTGCTGGCCGCCGGAGAGCGACAGGCCGGAGGCGTTGAGCTTGTCCTTGACCTCGTTCCACAACGCGCCGCCGCGCAGCGCCTTCTCGACGCGGTCGTCCATCTCCGACTTCGAGATCTTCTCGTAGAGGCGGATGCCGAAGGCGATGTTCTCGTAGATCGTCATCGGGAACGGCGTCGGCTTCTGGAACACCATGCCGACACGGGCGCGCAGCAGATTGAGGTCCAGCTTGGGATCGAGGATGTTGGTCTGGTCGAGCAAAAGCTGGCCGGCGGCGCGCTGGCCCGGATAGAGATCGTACATCCGGTTGAAGATGCGCAGCAGGGTCGACTTGCCGCAGCCCGATGGGCCGATGAAGGCCGTGACGCGGTTGGTGCCGAGCGTCAGATTGATGTTCTTCAGCGCGTGATGCTCGCCGTAATAGAAATTGAGATTGCGCACGGTGACCTTGGCAGGGGCCTCGGGCAGCGGCTGCGAGCCGGGATGAACGGTCGGCGCACTTACGGAAACAGACATTTCACTCATTTTGCGGTCCTCTCGGCGCCAAGGATGCGCGCGCCAATGTTCAAGGCAAGCACGGTCAGGGTAATGAGCAGCGCGCCGCTCCAGGCGAGTTGCTTCCAATATTCGTAGGGGCTCTGCACGAAGTTATTGATGGTGACCGGCAGGTTCGCCATCGTCTTGTTCAGGCCGAGACTGAAGAACTGGTTCGACAGCGCCGTGAACAACAGCGGCGCGGTCTCGCCCGCGACGCGGGCCGTCGCCAGCAGCACGCCGGTGATGAGGCCTGAACGCGCGGCACGATAGGCGATGCGCTTGATCACCAGCGAGCGCGGCAGGCCGAGCGCGGAGGCCGCCTCGCGCAGCGGGTTCGGCACCAGCAGCAGCATGTCTTCGGTGGTGCGCACCACGACCGGGATCACGATCACGGCGAGCGCCAGCGCGCCGGCGATGGCCGAGAAGCCGCGCATCGGCACCACCACGGCGCCATAGATGAACAGGCCGATGATGATCGAGGGCGCCGACAGGAGGATGTCGTTGATGAAGCGGATGACCGAGGTCAGCTTGTCGTTGCGGCCGTACTCGGCAAGATAGGTGCCGGCGAACAGGCCGAGCGGCGCGCCGATGCCGACGCCGATCACGGTCATGATCAGCGAGCCGACGATGGCGTTGAGCAGGCCGCCCTCGTTCGATCCGGGCGGCGGCGTGTTTTCGGTAAAGACCTGGAGGTTGAGCCCGGCCAGGCCGTTGTAGAGCAGCGTGGCCAGGATCAGTGCGAGCCAGGTGACGCCGAAGGCGGCGGCTGCAATGCAGAGCCCGCGAATGACGATGTCCCAGCGGCGGCGGCGTGAATAGATCGGGTTCATGGCTTCACTTCCCGGCCTTGGTTTCCAGGCGCAGCAGCATCAACCGCGCGGCCGCGAGCACGAAGAACGTCAGCACGAACAGCAGGAGGCCGAGCAGGATCAGTCCGGACTGGTGCAGGCCGTCGCTCTCGGCGAATTCGGAGGCGATCGCCGCCGAAATCGTCGTGCCCGGCGCGAAGATCGACGAGGAGATGCGGAACGAATTGCCGATGATGAAGGTCACCGCCATGGTCTCACCCAGCGCGCGGCCCAGCGCCAGCATGACGCCGCCGATGATGCCGACGCGGGTGTAGGGGATCACCACGCTGCGGACGACCTCCCAGGTGGTGCAGCCGACGCCGTAGGCGGCTTCCTTCAGCACCGGCGGCACCGTCTTGAAGACGTCGACCGAGATCGACGTAATGAAGGGCAGCACCATGATGGCGAGGATCAGCGCGGCGTTGAACAGGCTGAGATAGGATGGGGGCCCTGCGAAGATCGCGCCCAGCACGGGGACGCCGTCGAAGATCTTGATCATGAACGGCTGGAAGGTGTTGGCCAGGAACGGGCCGAGCACGAAGAAGCCCCACATGCCGTAGATGATCGAGGGAATGCCGGCGAGCAGCTCGACCGCCATGCCGATCGGGCGGCGCAGCCATTGCGGGCAGAGCTCGGTGAGGAAGATCGCAATGCCGAGACCGACCGGAATGGCGATCAGCATCGCAATGAAGGAGGTGACGAGCGTGCCGTATATCGGCCCGAGCGCGCCGAGCACGGGCGGATCGGCCGATGGGGCCCAGCGCTGCGTCCACAGAAACGGCAGGCCGTATTCCTTGATCGCCGGGAAGGCGCCGACGATCAAGGAGATGATGATGCCGCCGAGGATCAGCAGCACCGAGATCGCGGAAAGCCGTGTGATCCAATAGAAGGTGACGTCGCCGAGCTTGAACGCGCCCAAGGCCTTGGCGCGATCGTAAGGTCCGGCGCTGTCGATTACATCGCTCTGAACGGCCATATCTGCCACGCCGATCCCCTGTACCCGTTTATGTATACGCTTGTTTTTGTGGTTCGGTGCCCCGGATGCGGCGCTCGCCGATCCGGGGCTGGTTCTTGTGGGCCCCGGTCAGCGGCGCAGCACCTCTGGCTGCGCCGTGGCGGGGACGCGAGAGAGCGCGCTCAGCTCTTGATCTCGGCAGCCCAGGTCTTCTCCACCTGCTGCACGACGCTGTCGGGCATCGGGATGTAGTCGAGATCCTCAGCCATCTTGCCGCCGTTCTTGAAGGCCCAGCGGAAGAACTTGATGGCTTCCTGCGAGGCCGCCTTGTCGGTGGCCGACTTGTGCATGAGGATGAAGGTCGCCGCCGTGATCGGCCAGGACTTGTCGCCGGGCTGGTCGGTCAGGATGACGTAGTAGCCGGGAGCCTTGGACCAGTCGGCATTGGAGGCGGCCGCCTGGAAGGCCTCGACGGTCGGCTGCACGGGCTTGCCGGCCTTGTTGACGAGACCGGCGTAGGTCAGCTTGTTCTGCTTGGCATAGGCGTACTCGACATAGCCGATCGAGTTCTTGGTCTGGCTGATGTTGCCCGACACGCCTTCGTTGCCCTTGGCGCCGACGCCGACCGGCCACTCGACCGCGGTGCCCTCGCCGATCTTGCTCTTCCAGTCCGCGCTGGCCTTGGAGAGGTAGTTGGTGAAGTTGAAGGTGGTGCCCGAACCATCCGAACGGCGGACCACGGTGATCGCGTCCGACGGCAGCTTCACGTTCGGATTGAGCTTCTTGATCGCGGCATCGTCCCACTTGGTGATCTTGCCGAGATAGATGTTTGCCAGCGTCTCGCCGTCGAACACCAGCTCGCCCGGCTTCACGCCCTCGAGGTTGACGACGGGGACGATGGCGCCCATCACCATCGGCCACTGGACGAGGCCGTCCTTCTCGAGCTGCTCGGCCTTGAGCGGCGCGTCGCTGGCGCCGAAGGTCACGGTCTTGGCCTGGATCTGCTTGATGCCGCCGCCCGAGCCGATCGACTGGTAGTTGAGACCATTGCCGGTCTCCTTTTTGTAGGCGTCAGCCCACTTCGAATAAATCGGGAACGGGAACGTCGCGCCGGCACCCGTGATGTCGGCAGCAAAGGCTGCCGTCGCCGATGCGGCGACCAAGCCAGCAGCGACGATAGTTTTGAGGAAATTCATGCTGGTCTCCATACAGGGGAGCGAAGCGCCATAGGCGCCCGATCGCGCTCCCCGCGCCGCCCCTTTAGGAGCGGTCGGCTGTGCTTTTACGAAGGTTTCGTGACAGGTGGATGACACAGTCAAGCAATTGAAATCGCTTGATTTTTAGGCCAATGCCGTTGCCTTGGCCTGGGGAAAACAGGCGGTAAAAGTGGCGCCCTGCCGGGGCACGCTTTCGATCAAAAGCCGGCCGCGATGACGGTTAAGAATATGTTTCACCAGCGATAATCCGAGCCCGGTACCGCCCTGCGAGCGGCTGTCGCCGACGTCCACCCGGTAGAAGCGCTCGGTCAGCCGGGGCAGGTGCTCGGGCGCAATGCCAGGCCCGAAATCGCGGACCATGACCCGGATTTCCTGAGTTCCATCAGTGGCGGCGCTCGAGGTCAGCGACACGATGACGCGTCCGCCCGAAGCGCCGTATTTGAGCGCGTTCTCGATCAGGTTCTCGAACAGGCGGAGCAGTTCCTCGCGGTCGCCGGCGATCATCACGGGGAGTTCCGGCAGATGGGTCTCGACATCGACCTGGCGTTCCCGTGCCAGCGGCTCGAGCCCGTCGGCGACCTGGAGGATGATCGGCAGCAGGTCGACCAGCGTGTCCGGCCGGACATGGGCCGAGAGCTCGACCCGGGACAGCGACAAGAGATCGTCGATCAGGCGCGCCATACGGGTGGCCTGGTTGTGCATGATGCCGAGGAAGCGCTCGCGCGCCTTCGGATCGTCCTTGGCCTGGCCCTGGAGCGTGTCGATGAAACCGGACAATGCGGCGAGCGGGGTGCGCAGCTCGTGGCTGGCATTAGCGACGAAATCGGCCCGCATCTCCTCGACCCGCCGCAGCGGCGTCTGGTCGTGGAAGGTCATCAGCATGCATTTGTCGGCGCCGCCGAAGCTCGTCGGCACCGGCACCGGCGTGATCATGAGCTCCAGCCAGCGATCGACCGGAACATGGTCGAGATACGTCGCACGCCGCGGCTCGGTGGTCGCGATCGCCTCGCGCAAGGCCGTGATGATCTCCGGCGAGCGCAGCGCGAACTGGGCGAGCTCGTTCCTTCGCAGCGCCGGCGCGAGCTGGGCGGCGGCGGCATTGAGATGGATGACGCGGCCGGCGCGGTCGAGCAGCACCGCAGGATCCGGCATGCCCGCGACGACTGCGGCCACCGCCGCACTCTCGACCGGATTGATGCGCCTGACGTCGTCGCGCGATGCGGCGGGGTCGTGCAGGCGCCAGGGGATCAGCGCGGCCGCCGCAATGCAGAGGAACACGATGGCGGCGTGAAGGGCCGACAACTCACCCAGCGAGACCACCACCGACAGCGCCAGTGCCGCAGCGATCAGGATGATGGTCGAGTGCCGCAGCCGATCGGACCAGGGCTGGGTATTGGGAGAAGATGGGGCGTCGATCGCCATCGGGGAGGGCTTCTCCTTAAGGGCTTGCGCCGGTCAGGCGCCGCTGTCGCTACGCTCTCTCACATAGGCGGCCTCGCGCGCCGGGCCGGGATCGAGCTTGAGCGCCGCCTGCTGCAAGCGCTTCGAACGTGCGCCGATTATAACTTCGCGAAACGTCAGCAAGATTACAGATAGGACGAAGGGCGCCAGATAATAGAGGACGCGGAACAGCAACATCCCGCCCAGCAGCTCCTCCCGGTCCATCTGCCAGAGGCCGACCAGCATGGCGGCGTCGAACACGCCGAGTCCTCCGGGCGAATGGCTGGCGAAGCCGAGCAATGTCGCCGAGACGAAGATCACTGCGACCACGACGAAGCCGAGATTGGGTTCGTCCGGAACCAGCACGTACATGGCAAGCGCGCAGAAACCGAGATCGACGATGCCGATCGCGATCTGGAGCAGCGTCAGCGGGCCGCCCGGCAGCACCACGGTCCAGGGACCGCGGCCCACCACCCGCGGCTGGGTCCAGACCCAGACCACATAGGCGATCAGCGCCACGATGATCATCAGCGCCAGGGTCCGGTTCAGCCAGGCCGGCAGCTGATCGATCGAGGCGGCCGCCTCCGGATGGTAGGCGATGCCGAGCCCGAGCACGGCGGCATTGCCGAGCCAGAAGGTCAGGCCGGCGAGGAAACAGATCTTGGCGACGTCGATCGCGTTCAACCCGTAGGCCGAATAGATGCGGTAGCGCACCGCACCGCCGGTGAAGACGGAAGCGCCGACATTGTGGCCGATCGAATAGCTGGTGAAGGCGGCGAGCGCGTTGATGCGGTAGGGCACGTGGGCGTGGCCGATCGCACGCGTGGCGAACAGGTCGTAGAAGGTCAGGGTGAAATAGCCCGCAGCGACGAACAGCGCCGCCATCGCGATCTGGCTCGGCTCCGTGCTCTTGATCGCCTCGATGACCTCGTTGCGATCGATGCCCCGCAGCATGTGGTAGAGCACATAGCAAGCGACGCCGATGACCGCGATGCTGATCACAACTCCAAGCTTATGCAGGATTTGCTTCTGGCGCAGAAACGTCATCGCCCTGCGTATGGCTTCCAGCATCTAGACCTCGAACAACGCTTCAGCGGCCAGGGTGGCCGGCGGACAGGCGGACGACGCACAGGCACTCAACGAACCCTCGCCGCCGGCTCCGGCCTCGCGCATGCCCCCCTGCCCTCCACTAGCGCGTTTTCGGGCGAAGTGGAATTCGCCAATTCGAACAAAAACACGTGCCTTCAATATTTTAGGCAGGGTTGCGGGCTCCTGATGCACGGTTTGGCGCATTTGGCGGCAAGGCTTGACGCGAATCTCCTTGGCAATCCTGCGCAGACGCCATGAAGTTTTGATGATTTCGAGCGGACAATGTTCCGTCACGGCTTAAGCCGACGTCAATCTATGGGGCACGCCGGCCTCTTGAAAGAGGGGATCATCGAGGCGGCCGGTCACGGGTTTCTGATGCGCCGAAAGGCCGCGGCGACCGCGTCCCCGGCCCCGGAGCAAGTGTGCACGGCAACATCACGGGGCGGCCGGAGGCGCGCTCCGTGACACCACCCGGTCGCGCAGCCACGCGCCGATGGTGCAGCCGACCAGGTAGCAGGCGAACATGATCAGGCCGAGGTCGAGCCAGTAGCCGAAGCGGCCGGGGATCACATGGGCGAACGACGCCGCGACCAGGGCGGCAGCAAGGGCGGCGAGCCAACGTGCGGTCACCTTGGAGGTGCCGTTGCCGCGCTGGACCACCGAGATCCAGCCCATGCAAAAGCCCAGCAGCAACGAGCCGATCAGCCAGCCCATATGGAACGAGACGAGATAGGGCATCATCACCTCACCAGAAATTCGATGCGGCGGTTCTGCGCCTTGCCTTCGTCGGTGTCGTTGCCGGCGAGGGGCTGCGTGCTGCCGTGGCCGACCGCCGTGAAGCGGCTGGCGGGCAGGCCGGCCTTGACCAGGTAATCGATCACCGCCTGCGCGCGCTTCTCCGAGAGAGCCCTGTTGAAGCCGTCCTCGCCGTCGGCATCGGTATGCCCGGCGACCTCGACGTTGATGGTGGGGCAGCGCAGCGCCGTCTCGATCAGATGATCGAGAATGCCGGCGGAATCCGGATCGATGTCGGCGCGCTTCGCCGCAAAGCGGATCTTGCCCTTGGCCAGCAGGTCCGTGAACAATTGCTGGCACACGGTGCCATCCACCGGCCCTGCCGCAGGCTTTACCGTGATTTCCGGCTTGTATTGCCAATTCTTCGGAAAGTCCTTGCCGAGCCCTGCGCGGATGTCATTGGCTGCCCCCTCATAGAGCGCATCGCCCGACAGCTTCACCTCGCGATCGGAGACCACGAGCGTGCCGGTGGACAGTCGCGACAGCGCGCCGAGCGCTGCGACCACGGCGATGTTGAAGGAGCCGGGCGCGCCGATGCTGGCCTTGAGGTTGTCGACGACCTTCTCGTTGAAGA
It encodes:
- a CDS encoding Hsp33 family molecular chaperone gives rise to the protein MVSQSPDMKTGLEGPVRAPSAVPIDDAVLPYEVDALDVRGRLVRLGPALDEILTKHDYPAPVGKLLGEAIVLTTLLGSALKFEGRFILQAQTDGPVSFLVVDYTAPDRLRAYARYDAARLGDVRDSGALLGRGHLAMTIDQGPDMSRYQGLVALDGGGLEEAAHEYFLRSEQIPTRVRLAVGEEWRSSDGGKHRWRAGGMLMQFLPKAPERARQADLHPGDAPEGTEVHSVAEDDAWVEARSLIETVEDVELIDPELSGERLLFRLFHERGVRVFNPLSLRAQCSCSRDAVAAMLKSFSSDDRAAMVKDDKVVVTCEFCSSVYQFTPDEAGVEDA
- the argF gene encoding ornithine carbamoyltransferase, yielding MSNSPKHFLDINELPLSELKRMLAASSAMKAKQKAHQPVRPLEGKTLAMIFERPSTRTRVSFDVAMRQLGGEPIMLTGAEMQLGRGETIADTARVLSRYVDAIMIRILNHEALLELAAHATVPVINGLTRRSHPCQVMADLMTYEEHRGPIEGKTVAWTGDDNNVLASWAHAAERFKFQLNVATPPELAPKKVMRDWIKATNAPIVLGSDPEAAVKGADCVVTDTWVSMGDKEGEHRHNVLKPYQVNSKLMSLAKPDALFMHCLPAHRGEEVTDEVIDGPQSVVFDEAENRLHAQKGILAWCFDAVK
- a CDS encoding aspartate aminotransferase family protein, producing MTNSAAPHLLPVFARADLGFERGEGCWLIATNGDRYLDFTSGVAVNALGHCHPALVKALQEQATKLWHMSNLFQSPDGEKLAARLCHESFADFVFFCNSGAEALEGVVKLVRHHHFSKGHPERYRIITFEGAFHGRTLATLAATGSAKYLEGFGPPMDGFDQVAHGDIEAVKKAIGPQTAGILIEPIQGEGGVRSSTPAFLKALRQLCDEKGLLLAFDEVQTGMGRTGDLFAYRRTGVTPDVMSLAKALGGGFPIGAVLATAEAASGMGPGSHGSTFGGNPLAISAANAVLDVMLKPGFFDHVQKMSLLLKQKLASVIDRHPDVVSEVRGEGLLIGIKAVVPSGDLVAALRNEKLLTVGAGDNVVRFLPPLIVTEAEIEDSVGRLERACAAISSSQTKRAAS
- a CDS encoding GcrA family cell cycle regulator: MTVLTWSDDRVEQLKKLWEAGLSASQIAAELGNVTRNAVIGKVHRLGLSGRAKSPSSAAPRPRKARPAQHMMRVTRPISRGNTALAQAFEVEVEAEPVTYDNVVPMSQRLSLLELNEATCHWPVGDPSSPDFFFCGGKALSGLPYCAQHSRVAYQPAADRRRAPAKPSTR
- the phoB gene encoding phosphate regulon transcriptional regulator PhoB; amino-acid sequence: MGARIMVVEDEEALTELLRYNLEGDGYDVETVMRGDDADTRLKEHIPDLIVLDWMLPGLSGIELCRRLRTRPETKQLPIIMLTARGEESERVRGLATGADDYIVKPFSVPELLARVKGLLRRASPERLATVLAYGDIELDRDKRRVARSGRPIDLGPTEYRLLEFFLEHPGRVFSREQLLDSVWGRDIYIDERTVDVHIGRLRKLLNLGREQDPIRTVRGAGYALDDRFAKAEQT
- the phoU gene encoding phosphate signaling complex protein PhoU is translated as MGSEHTAKAFDTDLQELTRLVAEMGGIAERMIVDSVDALIRRDVALGQRVVTIDAELDALQKRIEERAVLTIARRQPMAVDLREIVGAMRVATDLERIGDLAKNMGKRVAALETDFHPLKLFRGLEHMTDLVQQQVKSVLDAYAAHDLPAAMAVWKGDEEVDAICTSLFRELLTYMMEDPRNISFCIHLMFCAKNIERIGDHATNIAETVFYMIEGQAITDKRPKGDMTTFATTVPNT
- the pstB gene encoding phosphate ABC transporter ATP-binding protein PstB yields the protein MSEMSVSVSAPTVHPGSQPLPEAPAKVTVRNLNFYYGEHHALKNINLTLGTNRVTAFIGPSGCGKSTLLRIFNRMYDLYPGQRAAGQLLLDQTNILDPKLDLNLLRARVGMVFQKPTPFPMTIYENIAFGIRLYEKISKSEMDDRVEKALRGGALWNEVKDKLNASGLSLSGGQQQRLCIARTVAVRPEVILFDEPCSALDPISTAKVEELIQELSENYTIAIVTHNMQQAARVSDKTAFMYLGELIEFDDTSKIFTSPTDRRTQDYITGRFG